One Anopheles cruzii unplaced genomic scaffold, idAnoCruzAS_RS32_06 scaffold00278_ctg1, whole genome shotgun sequence genomic region harbors:
- the LOC128276004 gene encoding uncharacterized protein LOC128276004, with protein sequence MKLTALTLADRELEQYQSKLAASQCGARTPLSPNTQATIEKHLPGLPSKRLLMQQASKKATEKRDVGCITELCSSDNLPEVEIFSLLEEQIPRYKIRADTTTTFGGYENQDWFVQYPALPIPTEGLGLTTDQTREALNYF encoded by the exons ATGAAGTTAACGGCCTTGACATTGGCCGATCGTGAGCTG GAACAGTATCAATCCAAACTGGCTGCCTCACAATGTGGGGCCAGGACACCCCTGAGCCCCAACACACAGGCGACAATCGAGAAGCATTTGCCGGGCCTGCCGAGCAAGCGATTGCTCATGCAGCAGGCCTCCAAGAAGGCCACCGAGAAGCGAGACGTTGGATGCATAACAG AATTATGCAGTTCAGACAACTTACCGGAGGTGGAAATTTTTTCCCTACTCGAGGAGCAGATCCCGCGCTACAAGATCCGGGCGGACACGACCACTACCTTCGGCGGTTACGAGAATCAGGACTGGTTTGTGCAGTATCCGGcccttccgattccgaccgaGGGTCTCGGGCTGACGACGGATCAGACGCGGGAAGCACTTAACTATTTCC